The Streptomyces sp. NBC_01775 genome includes a region encoding these proteins:
- a CDS encoding CAP domain-containing protein codes for MGRHRRATPAPVAPPEPSHRQDAVPHRGGGHAGHRKRSATPVRTGLIGASAAMAMGAVAVASGLIPGPGGLGGHQSGDRVRADGPTGLDSPAVPSLTPSARASDSAASRAEERNDGPTRSPSRESSRSSKKPGDKPSREQASETPEKKKQSDEPSRSGSGSGSGRESGPDREGGAGGATKSADPETAAEQEVLTLVNQERAKAGCQPVKANSDLAGLAQDFSEDMAGRGFFSHTDPDGRSPWDRAEAAGVSGLGGENIARGQANARSVMDSWMNSPGHKANILNCDYRTLGVGAHFAEGGPWWTQDFGF; via the coding sequence ATGGGCCGCCATCGACGTGCTACCCCCGCTCCCGTCGCTCCGCCCGAGCCTTCCCACCGGCAGGACGCCGTCCCGCACCGGGGAGGTGGACACGCCGGGCACCGCAAGAGGAGCGCGACGCCCGTACGCACCGGGCTGATCGGCGCCTCGGCCGCGATGGCGATGGGGGCCGTCGCTGTGGCCTCCGGACTGATACCCGGCCCCGGCGGGCTGGGCGGCCACCAGAGCGGGGACCGGGTACGGGCCGATGGGCCCACCGGCCTGGATTCCCCGGCCGTGCCTTCGCTCACCCCTTCGGCACGGGCCTCCGACTCCGCGGCCAGCCGTGCCGAGGAACGCAACGACGGGCCCACGCGCTCGCCCTCACGGGAGAGTTCCCGCTCGTCGAAGAAGCCCGGCGACAAGCCCTCGCGGGAACAGGCGTCCGAGACCCCCGAGAAGAAGAAGCAGAGTGACGAGCCCTCACGCTCGGGTTCGGGCTCGGGCTCGGGACGCGAGTCCGGCCCGGACAGGGAGGGCGGCGCGGGTGGCGCCACCAAGTCCGCCGACCCGGAGACCGCTGCCGAGCAGGAGGTACTGACGCTCGTCAACCAGGAGCGGGCCAAGGCGGGCTGTCAGCCCGTCAAGGCCAACAGCGACCTGGCGGGGCTGGCCCAGGACTTCAGCGAGGACATGGCGGGGCGCGGCTTCTTCTCCCACACCGACCCGGACGGGCGCAGCCCCTGGGACCGGGCCGAGGCCGCCGGTGTCAGCGGCCTCGGCGGCGAGAACATCGCGCGCGGCCAGGCCAACGCGCGCTCGGTGATGGACTCCTGGATGAACAGCCCCGGCCACAAGGCCAACATCCTCAACTGCGACTACCGCACCCTTGGCGTCGGCGCGCACTTCGCCGAGGGCGGCCCGTGGTGGACCCAGGACTTCGGCTTCTGA
- the mutM gene encoding bifunctional DNA-formamidopyrimidine glycosylase/DNA-(apurinic or apyrimidinic site) lyase: MPELPEVEVVRRGLERWASGRTVTTAEVLHPRAIRRHTAGPLDFATRLKGLRVGPAMRRGKYLWLPVGDGGHAMLAHLGMSGQLLIQRAGTPDERHLRVRITFDDAEGGELRFVDQRTFGGLSLHPAAEDGLPDVIAHIARDPLDPAFDLPVFHAALRRRRTTVKRALLDQSLISGVGNIYADEALWRTRLHYDRPTATLTRPQTTELVDHVRDVMTEALAVGGTSFDSLYVNVNGESGYFARSLDAYGREDEPCRRCGTPVRRRAWMNRSSYFCPRCQRPPRPVRT, from the coding sequence GTGCCCGAGCTGCCCGAAGTCGAGGTCGTACGCCGCGGTCTGGAGCGCTGGGCCAGCGGCCGTACGGTCACCACCGCCGAGGTGCTGCATCCCCGCGCCATCCGCCGCCACACGGCGGGTCCGCTGGACTTCGCCACCCGGCTGAAGGGGCTGCGCGTCGGCCCGGCCATGCGGCGCGGCAAGTATCTGTGGCTGCCCGTCGGTGACGGCGGCCACGCGATGCTCGCCCACCTCGGCATGAGCGGCCAGCTCCTCATCCAGCGCGCCGGCACTCCCGACGAGCGGCATCTGCGGGTGCGGATAACCTTCGACGACGCCGAGGGCGGCGAGCTGCGCTTTGTCGACCAGCGCACCTTCGGCGGCCTCTCGCTCCACCCGGCGGCCGAGGACGGGCTGCCCGACGTCATCGCCCACATCGCGCGCGATCCGCTGGATCCCGCGTTCGACCTGCCGGTCTTCCACGCGGCCCTGCGCCGCCGCCGTACGACGGTCAAGCGCGCCCTGCTGGACCAGTCCCTGATCAGCGGCGTCGGCAACATCTACGCCGACGAGGCACTCTGGCGCACCCGGCTGCACTACGACCGCCCCACCGCCACCCTCACCCGCCCGCAGACCACCGAACTGGTGGACCATGTGCGGGACGTGATGACCGAGGCCCTCGCCGTGGGCGGCACCAGCTTCGACAGCCTCTATGTGAACGTCAACGGCGAGTCCGGATACTTCGCCCGTTCCCTCGATGCCTACGGGCGCGAGGACGAGCCCTGCCGCCGCTGCGGCACTCCCGTGCGCCGGCGCGCGTGGATGAACCGCTCCAGCTACTTCTGCCCCCGCTGCCAGCGCCCCCCGCGCCCGGTCCGGACCTGA
- the rpmF gene encoding 50S ribosomal protein L32, with protein sequence MAVPKRKMSRSNTRHRRSQWKAAVPTLVKCERCREPKQQHIACPSCGTYNKRQVLEV encoded by the coding sequence GTGGCTGTTCCGAAGCGGAAGATGTCGCGCAGCAACACGCGCCACCGCCGGTCGCAGTGGAAGGCTGCGGTCCCGACCCTGGTGAAGTGCGAGCGCTGCCGCGAGCCCAAGCAGCAGCACATCGCGTGCCCGAGCTGCGGCACCTACAACAAGCGTCAGGTCCTCGAGGTCTGA
- the rnc gene encoding ribonuclease III, whose product MSDASTPRPPAPEKGGDPAELVDAASSHTLLEGRLGYHLESALLVRALTHRSYAYENGGLPTNERLEFLGDSVLGLVVTDTLYRMHPDLPEGQLAKLRAAVVNSRALAGVARGLDLGAFIRLGRGEEGTGGRDKASILADTLEAVIGAVYLDQELEAASELVHRLFDPLIERSSNLGAGLDWKTSLQELTAAEGLGVPEYLVSETGPDHEKTFTAAARVGGVAYGTGTGRSKKEAEQQAAEAAWRAISARSESAAADKSAVADKSGAEEEGAGQQRDGTVRKDEAPAATQGEPSQGTPAGRSQ is encoded by the coding sequence ATGTCAGACGCCAGTACCCCCCGCCCCCCCGCCCCGGAGAAGGGAGGGGATCCGGCGGAGCTGGTGGATGCGGCCTCGTCCCACACGCTCCTGGAAGGGCGGCTCGGTTATCACCTTGAGTCCGCCCTTCTGGTGCGTGCGCTGACGCACCGCTCGTACGCGTACGAGAACGGCGGGCTGCCCACCAACGAGCGTCTTGAGTTCCTCGGTGACTCCGTCCTCGGACTGGTCGTCACAGACACGCTCTACCGGATGCATCCCGACCTCCCGGAGGGCCAGCTCGCCAAGCTGCGCGCCGCGGTGGTCAACTCCCGCGCCCTCGCCGGCGTCGCCCGGGGCCTCGACCTTGGCGCGTTCATCCGGCTCGGCAGAGGTGAGGAAGGCACCGGAGGCCGTGACAAGGCTTCGATCCTCGCCGACACCCTGGAAGCGGTCATCGGTGCGGTCTATCTCGACCAGGAGCTGGAGGCCGCCTCCGAGCTGGTCCACCGGCTCTTCGACCCGCTCATCGAGCGCTCCTCCAATCTGGGCGCCGGTCTCGACTGGAAGACGAGTCTTCAGGAGCTGACCGCGGCCGAAGGGCTCGGGGTTCCCGAGTACCTGGTCTCGGAGACGGGTCCCGACCACGAGAAGACCTTCACGGCTGCTGCCCGCGTCGGTGGTGTCGCGTACGGCACCGGCACAGGACGCAGCAAGAAGGAAGCGGAACAGCAGGCGGCCGAGGCCGCCTGGCGGGCCATCTCGGCACGCAGCGAGTCCGCGGCTGCCGACAAGTCCGCGGTTGCTGACAAGTCCGGGGCCGAGGAAGAAGGCGCCGGGCAGCAGCGGGACGGCACCGTGCGCAAGGACGAGGCGCCGGCGGCCACCCAGGGCGAGCCCTCGCAGGGCACCCCCGCCGGTCGCTCGCAGTGA
- a CDS encoding YceD family protein, protein MFDTRELGRRPGAMKRLSREVESPGDLGIEVIKVPDGAKIELDLRLESVMEGVLVTGTARAPLTGECVRCLEPLQQEVEADFQEMFTYPDADERGRPSAEPDGDEDEEDTLFLEADLFDLEPVLRDAVVLALPLQPVCQEGCPGLCPECGARLADDPDHGHEEAVDIRWAALQGLAETIGDGEKDKEPRSGGDDSQEK, encoded by the coding sequence GTGTTCGACACACGTGAGCTGGGGCGGCGTCCTGGTGCGATGAAGCGGCTCTCCCGCGAAGTGGAATCTCCCGGTGACCTCGGCATCGAGGTCATCAAGGTTCCCGACGGGGCGAAGATCGAGCTGGACCTCCGTCTGGAGTCGGTCATGGAAGGGGTGCTTGTCACAGGCACCGCCCGTGCACCGCTGACGGGGGAGTGCGTAAGGTGTCTGGAGCCGCTTCAGCAGGAAGTCGAAGCGGACTTCCAGGAGATGTTCACCTATCCCGACGCCGATGAGCGGGGCCGCCCCAGCGCGGAGCCCGACGGCGACGAGGACGAGGAGGACACACTCTTCCTAGAGGCCGATCTGTTCGACCTCGAACCCGTGCTGCGGGATGCGGTGGTGCTCGCACTGCCGTTGCAGCCGGTGTGCCAGGAGGGCTGCCCCGGTCTGTGCCCCGAATGCGGGGCCCGGCTGGCGGACGACCCCGACCACGGGCACGAAGAAGCCGTCGACATCCGTTGGGCGGCATTGCAGGGACTCGCCGAGACCATCGGGGACGGCGAGAAGGACAAAGAGCCCCGCTCCGGCGGGGACGACTCACAGGAGAAGTAG